DNA sequence from the Thunnus albacares chromosome 22, fThuAlb1.1, whole genome shotgun sequence genome:
GTAAGTCAACTTCTTTTCCTATAAGTTATAACTTGGGTGTAACTTTTTACACTACTGTGTCAAAGTAAGGGAGTCAAAACAATCCTCAGCTCTACATTTCACCAAATATAAAAAGAATGCAGGGTTTAAAACTGTCTTagcattttacacatcaaaaagacatttaaactCTCCAATGAAAGTCACGCCAATTAAATTCAAGTAGAACAAGTTTCAGTGCAGGTTTTGCACACTGACACCTTGAATTTTTGGGTCAAGTCAAACCATCATATCAGCCAAGGGATGATATTGGCAGACAGATATACTAATTAAATTCAACAGACAGTATCAACATGTCATCATGCCAATCCTGAATCTTGTGTAATCAGTCGCTTATTATCTCTCGCTCGCACTGAGGATGCAAAATAACTGACCACACAACTATTTCAAACATGCAGCAACAGTGGTTGcagatttcattttctctctctctctctgcctcataATCACTCTCTTTtgctttcctcttttcttcttttgtgctTAGTGAGAGGCACGAGACACAAACCAGAGAGAGGGAAACGAGGACAGcaacagagaggaaggaggaaacgATGGAGTCTGTATTATCGGAGCAGTCGGCCACAGTGGACGAGCTGGTGGAAGCATGCATCCAAGCCTTTGGTTTGTCATTTTAGCCATTTCATGTTtaactttattcatttatatgttttggggaaattaagtgaaatttaaaaaaatgtcttctgttgAAGTGTATAGTGTTGGAGATCAGGCAATgactcacacacagactacCAGAATAGATACACACAGCAGGTAGCAGGTGAACATTGCAAGGTCATGTTTCCTAATGATGATTGTCATCCTGTCTCCCCGTTTCAGATGAGAAAGGCACTTTGAAGGATATTCCCTTGGTCCGCATGTTTCTCATGATGCACCCTTGGTACATCCCTTCAATTGACATGGCAAAGAAGCTCGTGCTCAAGTATCCTTCACCTTtggtttttctgtgtctgtcttaAAGATTTCTTTTCATGCTATTGACAGAGTCATGTTATCAGAGTCAGATCAGGTCAGATTTTAGGGCTTTCTGGTGAGAAAGGACCTTGACTATCAACGGTCATTTTAAATGGTTCTCTTAAAATTGTCAAATCTTACTTAGATTCAAGGTGCCTCTAAGTCTATCTCTCTCGGCTGCCAGTTCCAGCAAGGTTGCACCTTGACTTTTGGATCAGATCTCAAGAGGAGAGCTGCACTGCTGAGCACCGAACAAGAATCTGCCATCTTGTCAAGTAATAAACTGTCATTCATACTTCTACCCCTataatttcatttgatttaCTTGATTTGTGGGTTTTGGGGTTTCCAGTTGAATATTGACAGTAACTACATGTCATACAGAAACAGTTATATGGCAAAATGTGTCTTTATAACATCATGTTAACAACTAAATCAATGAATCACCTTAAGTGTTGGCAACAGTCACATTACTGTGTAGATGTAAATAAGTCTATTTTTCCTCTATTCTTGCCTTGCATTCTTGCACTGCTCAtcgtctttctctcttttcatcccTTTGTTCTACCTTCCAGGTACTGGATCTCAGAGTTTCCAGCAGAGTTCAATCTGAGCCCTGAGCTGGCGGATCAAATCAAAGACTTTAAAGACCTCTTGACCACCGAGGGCAACGAGAGGCAGAGTCAGCTCATTGACATTGAGAGTGTGTAAGTGAATTGGCTGCTGAACgctgtgtttgttgtttacaGTGTGAATGAATGCCTTTGTCTGTGGGTGTTTTTGTCAGCGTGCCCTTTTATTGCCAGTTCTCAGACATTGCTGAGCTGTGCTATGCAGGGTCAGTGACTTCTCCTTTTCCCATAAAAGCCATTTCTGTGTGACTTCAACTTCCCTTTAGTGGTCCATAAGGAGACACCATTGTGGAGCAGATTTGTGATTTGCTGTAGCTGAACGTTTGCAAATGCAGGAATGCCCTTCTAGAAATTAAGTCTCTTCTGCGGAAGTTACATTAACAGAATATTAGTAGGATAGTTGTGGTTTGCCtctaatatttaatgttttacaggACTTTTATCGTGGAAGTTCTGTAATGCTATATTTCAGCATAATGTTGCTTTGATATCCAGCACCACTGTCAGTGCAGCTCTAACTTGAGGAGAGCCTATAAAGCTGATCCTCATAATGTATTATGATGGTGTTCCAAAAGGCCCAAGAAGAGAGAGATAATTGTTCATGAAATATTCAgtcttttctctgctttatcaTCCCTGTCAGGCCGTCATATAAATGGAAGCGGCAGGTGACTCAGCGTGTCCCATCCGTGTccaaaaagaggaagatgtcTCTGCTATTTGACCACCTCGACTCCTGTGAGCTGGCAGAACACCTGACCTACCTGGAGTACAAATCCTTCTGCAAGATCCTGGTCAGTGTGACTGCAGCTGGTGTTGAAGCTCTTGTGTGATGTTTATGGCTCCTCAATTCTTTGAATTCTTAAGTAATTCAGTGTTTACATGCTGGAGGCACATTGTTGTTGCTAAGCAATAGTGGTTAAAATGGACTTTTACTGGCAGTAATTATATTTGTTGTCTGGAAACATTTGGTCTTTGAATGTTATTTTGGGAAGCAAAGGCAATGACTGGGTTTGTGATTTAAATGGTAGATTTTTTATAGATAATTTATTCAAGTGTGATATGTTTGTGGAAAGATGGGGACAATGGTAGTGATTTGTCTTGGCGTTGTCTTAGTATATCTTTATCTCAACAGAATCTGGctcaatataaaacaaaagaagcaTCTTTAATAGAAATATAGAGCATCTAGCCGACTGGTCCTGGTGCAATAATGATAGAATTCTGAATTGAGACTAGgtgaaaacaaatctgtttttttttctgattgaaGATAGGTTTAATCAGTCAGTGAATCAGTCTATTGgctgctttttttaaacaacattctgccttaaaggaccagtgtttaagatttagtggcatcgaGTGGTGAGGTTatgaaagaccctctctagatccagtgtttggtttgtccgttctgggctactgtagaaacatggcagtacaacatggcggcctctgtggaagaggattCGCTTCCCATATAGCTataaatgtagatataaagggctcattctaaggtaacaaaaacacaatgattctaaTTTTCAGGTggttatacactaattaaaacatattcatgaatattatatttcatttctgccaagtcggttctgctagatgccactaacttctacacactgcacctttaaatgggCACTCCAGCTGGGGGACATACAATagacaagtttaaaaaaagatggtAGAAAATGGAGATGCGGAGCATGAGATATCCTAGCTTTTAGTCAGGCATATAAGTCCCGCCCTTCACAACACTGggtcctacatttcccataaagcAACTCAGTAACATCTTTCTTTACACCTGGTATATGCCCATGTTtttcaaactccacacccccaATTTGTGACACAGGCCACAGAAAAAATTATACAGCTTCATATGCTACTCATGATGATTACACTGAAcgtgatgtgtaaaattggtgcccctttaatgataaaatgatggTTTGCTATGAGTGCTTGTCTAGctatattgatttatttaaaacattatacATAACTTTATATCTTTGCTGGTGATATAACTGTCGTGTTGAAAGTAAACTGCCATTTTTTTGGATTGATAAAAATACAGTTATGCAAGTATGTTGAAATTTCATTtgtaacaaattaaataaaatgtgtccaCGCCCCTTCCTTCCTTTAGTTTCAGGACTACCACAGCTTTGTGATGCACGGCTGCACAGTGGATAACCCCATTCTGGAGCGTTTCATCACGCTCTTCAACAGCGTCTCCCAGTGGATCCAGCTTATGGTGCTCAGTAAGCCCACTGCCCCGCAGAGAGCCACCGTCATCTCCCACTTCATCAGAGTGGCACAGGTCTGTATGCTGAGCCCATTAAGGCTGTTTACTGCAAAGATTTCTAAGACAGAGCAATGTTGTTGGGGGTAGTTGTGGGGTTTAGGGTGCATGAAGAAGCAGACTGATAGGAGATGATCGCCTGGgggcagagagaaacagcagagaaagTCATAAAAAAGTGAATTATAGATTAAATGTGGAGAAAAGGGGAAAAGTCACTGTGGAGTGTTGATGACTTGCACACACGCAGCGATCATTTCCCATTAAGTGGCACAAAAAGTAAGAAGaagtgaatttaatttaaaaaggcTTTGGCAGTATTAGCATGTTAAGATGCCTACTAAGAGCTCTTTAAGATAATGCTGCTGTTAGGGGAACCTTGCATCTCCCAGGAATGAACAAAAATCTATCTTGCCTCAGCTGGATGATGATCCATTTTTGGCATTATCCAGTGTTTTTTATGGCCCTATGGGGTTATGAAATGGTCTCAACCAATGAAGGAGCATGGAAAACTATTTGACAGAATGAAAATCTAAATTTGCTAAGCAAAGTCTTCATAATTAGacaattaaatgtaataattcCCAAAAGATAATGATCTCTTTGTTGCAAATTGAGATACAGGGTTTATtcattatacatatatacacttCCTGTTGACTTTAAAGACTTCAATGATGCATCCCACAATAGAGGAGTCACTAGGGATCTTCTGCAGGTGGCATGAGTCACAGCTGCGTATTATATATCAGGTAGAGAGAACAAAACTTGgcagggaaacaaacaaactatgGTGCATTTTGGGCAATGTGGACCATTAAAAGTTATTCTAGGGAACTCTGAGTCATTATCCAGAAGTTGTGTCAGATGGTGCAGACAGTGAAAAAAATCTCCCTGCAGGATTCGCCATCACTGGGGAGTCCAGCTTTCTCTTTATGGAGTGCTCACTCATTCCTCTTCAGCAGacagttattttttaaacaaatttccCACCGGTGTATTTAAACAAACATCTTGTCTAATGCAGCACAAAGTATATTGTGAACAAGTAAAGAACGATATTCGTTATCTATCCATgtatcccttcatcccttcatttGTACATACATCAACTGAAATCATCTCTAGTCATCTACAGGTCTAGAGGGCTCTAATCTTAATCTTAACTTAATCTGGTCTCTCCCTGCCAGTTCCCAAACAAAGCTGCCAGCTCACTGCCTTGTACGGTTATTCTGACCACATGTCTGGAGACTGTCGTCCTTTCATTACAGAAACATCCCTTTAAATTGCATCCTGGGCTTCACTGTAATTGATACCATTTCAGCTTGATGTTATCATTTGCTGTGGTCCGCCAGAAGGGCTGAGTTCTCCCTCAATGTGACAATTCACTCCTCTCCACTGTGCGAGGGAAGCTCAGTCGACCATAGAAAGTGCAGATGAAGAATTTTCATCCTAATAGCCTGCAGTGCTCTGTGAATGCATCCTCGTTACTTGTTGCAATGCCTCAGTCTACTCcaatttttgtttcatttatccTTCTCTTCATCTGCAAGACAAACTTCAGTTCATCATAATTTATTTAGCAGGGTCTCAGCAGGTTTCTTCACCTCACACTGTCAGAATACACCAGCACTCCAACACCTCAGCAGGGTTCTTGTCAGGAGAGATCAGCAGAAATCTCCTAAGCGCTTCACCCTCCTTGATATTGAACACTTGACTTTTTCCACTGTTCTCTGAAGCTATGACAGTGTAGAGGTGAAGACCAATGCTGATTCTGACCAGCATTGTTGTGTGGAACAAACAACTTTGAGAGTTCAACTGCAGATGGCCTGAGAATGACCTCCTCAcctttctttattcttctctGCAAATatctccatcagcagcagcccAAAGTCTTCTTGCatctttcagtttattttttatagatACCGCACATATAGAGTTGTAACACAATTtctaaacaaaacaagagagcCAACAACGGTCTATTGACAGCATCTCCTGTACTGGCAGTTTGACAAGTGTTTAGATCAGTGGGTTGTAAATGGTTAAATACTTTATCTGTTTTGTTAGCATGACACAATAAGCATCATGAACATTACTGTATGTCTATTGTACTTAATAGCTTCTTCCATCTCTGTCTACTACCTTCACCTTGTTATAGAATCGATTCCACTTGTTTGAAAGACAGTTGTGTCCACATAATGATAATCAATATTTCCCACTCTAACAGACCATCCCTGCTGGAAATTCCTTTGTTAATTTCTTCCCAATTTGAAATGCCTCATATTTTGGCATTCAGATATGTAGCCCAGTGCAAGCACATGCAGGGACAAAAATTTGTTTAAGCTGATTTCAAATGTATTCAGAGGCAGCACAGAAGGTAGCCTTGACATACTTGACATTTCCCAGAGATTCCCTCAGGGTACACTGGTTGTGTCCCATTTCAGCTTCCTATTGGGAGTGCATTACAACAGAACTGACTCATggtcattatttttttttcttgactgcAAGGACTTGTGctataatttaaaatgtaaaattgtccCTTTGTTCCACACTGAAAAGCTCAATTCCAATCCATTTCacagtatgttttttgtgtttgtgtctgtggcCATAAATAGCCTACACATCGCCAGTCGGCTGTGTAATAACAGTTGGTTGACAAGAGAATGAACTCGATCTCCTGCCCCTATCATACACACAGTATTTATTCTACACCCAGTGGAAAGACCTGGCATGTTGACAATGAAACCTTTCCCAGGCCACGCTGCTGGCCACATGCACGTGCAGTTTAGATGAACCTACTCTGCAAATGCTGGGCTGCCTTCCACACTGCTTTGCCAATTGATTCCAAAGGGTGTTTGAGCTGAATCAAATGATCCCCTCTGGCAGCTCTCCCACGCAGCTGTGAACCCATTGATTTTCAGAGAGATGCCACGCAGGCAGAAGGGCAGCGTGGAGCCCTGCAGAGTGCCATTCACAAAGTGTTAACTTTGACACAGACAGGTTAGAACATTCAGTAATATCTTGCTCAGGTAAACTGATTAGATGGTGAGATGCTGAACACTTTGCAGACTTTCTCTACCTACTCAAAAAATCTCTGGCTTTGCTAGCtaaagcttttatttttgtttcctgcATCTTTCTGACTCCTTATAAATCTTTTTTAACCTACAACACCCTCTCACTCTCGCTCTCTGCTTAAAATCCTTTCTGGCAGCGACTAACACATTCACAAGCTGCCTCCTCTTTCACCCTCACTCCTAATATGTCCTCCttttctgtccacagaagcTGCTGCAGTTGCAGAACTTCAACACACTGATGGCGGTGGTGGGTGGCCTCAGCAACAGCTCCATCTCTCGtctcaaagacacacagagcCACATCAGCGCAGAGACCAACAAGGTGCAGTAGCTGCTACCATCCTCTCATCCATCACTGATCTATTTCTGGCATCCGCAGTCAAACACAACCAGACAAATTCAACATCATGTCATGTCGATGCACTTAGCTAACAAGTGATATTGAATTTTGATTCAGTAATCCGCATCTCAACTGTGTAAACTGCAAAGCTCATTATCTGCGCCAATTACTCCTACACAGTAGCTTTTCAAAACTATGAATTTGAGCCATATTAGAAAGTTGAATGCAACAGTCGGGGGAGTTACAGTGTCTCGTCAGTTATGTAAGTCCATCTGGAGCAAAGTTTTACagaatgtttttgatttttctaCACAAATCTCTCTTGAGACAGGCTTTCTGTTTCCTGCCAACTCTCATCCCATCCCCCTCCATTGTCTCTTCTCTCTTAAATTAATTTCATCTCCATTAATTTCATCCACTTGATCTGCAGGTTTTTAACAGCCTCATTGAACTGGTGACATCATGCGGCAATTACAGTCAATACCGCAAGCGCTTCTCGGAGTGTTCTGGCTTTCGATTCCCCATCCTCGGTGTGCACCTGAAAGACCTGATAGCTGTGCATGTTGCACTGCCAGACTGGGCTGACAAAGAGAAGACACGGGTCAACCTGGCTAAGACCCAGCAGCTGTATGCCATCCTTCAAGAGCTGGCGTTGATCCAGACCACACCCCCCAGTGTCGATTCCAACACAGACCTCCTCAACCTACTTACAGTGAGTGCAAAGACTGGACAGAATGTTTATGTGTAGTGTCCAAGATGATGACTTGAATTTAAAATGCCCCCACAAAGAACAGCTTGTACTGGGCAAAATCAGGTCACGGTACAGGTGCTGTGAGTTTGTTGCCACAGAATTTGAAAACATTCATTAACCACCCAGACAGCACTGAAGTAGGCGGAAAAACTTTCAGAAGGATGAACACTTTGTGTTCAGTGAGTGTAACAGGCAGCCTGTTTGATAAACAGACTTTGTTCTGCTGTGATTTGATTGGCTAGTGGTCTGACAAACTGTACAGTGGCCAGCTGGAACAAAATCTATGTGCAGACATAGGCCAGAGATTGTACATAACATTCATGTGTCttacaaaagtgaaaaattcCTGTTCAGAAATGAGGAAGGATGAAATATAAGTAACTCCAATTATATTAGTACATGCTTAACCCGCCATCAGTTGATATTATGAATTGAATtaaagaatgtaaacacagttaCTGTGAGGAATATAATTGAAGTGCAATGTGGTCTGATTAATCACATATGATACATCTATCTAGTGTTACCATGCTGCTATCAAAATGTGAAATCAGACACTAAGCTGTAAATTGAAACATTTGCTGTAGACATCTACGATGAAACTCCTGTTAACCCCTTCATATAAATCCAGTTTAAGTGTGTGAATTATGCCAATTATGTTGAAAATGATGAGTTATAGTAGAAACAAGAGACACTCTTTACTGGCTTATTGCAACCTATTTTAACAACAGACAGTAGAATGTCATCAACTAGAATGAACACTAACATTACAAAATACAGAGAGGAATAAACAATGTGCCTGTTTACTTTATCTTTGGATGACTACTATAATACTGTGTTAGAAACTAGACGTTTTAGAATGATGCTTTTCTGGGACTGGGAATAGGAGTCAAGACCATATAACCCCTATTTAACCATCTCTTCATTGAACTTCACTGATCTTTAAATTGTTAACCTGCAGTGCAACCTCCTGTCTGTTCCTATATCCTGATTAAAGACTAAAGGGCTTTTACTGTCAGGACGCCTTGGCTTTACTATGACCTGACTAAAGATCTCAGTCTGGCAGAATCAgtatcttcttttaaatctaTTCTCAGGAAACACTTTTATTGTAAAGTCTTAAAGAGATCACTTTACTATCTACTTATCTTTTTactgatttatgttttttaatctctCTTAGATAAAGGTTATGCTATCATTACtagtaaatgtgaaaaaaattgtCTTTCTTGGCTAACAAAATTACTCTCTGCTTCAATTACACTCCTGCCAATCACCAACAGGAAGAAATGGAAGTCTCCAGCAGGAAATAATCAGTCCCAAAACATGTAATTACTTTCTGAAATACATTCACcttgcattttaaaatgatggtATGAAATTTAAACTAGATGCAGAAAACAGTATTTTGACTTAAACTCAAATGTAGGTAAAGGCATAATTTGGTAAATCATTGGTATTAAAGAAATGACACTTCATATTTTCAGTGAGAATTCTACATTTTTGAGAAGATAGTTTAATACAGCTTCAACTCAAATAAATTAGGATATTGTGCAGCAGAATCACAGGATGATTCTTCATCTTATATATAGTGGGAGGTTTGCCTCAAACTGGGAATACTGAGCGAGACTGATTTTAGCGTTGTTGCTGTGTGCACTTCAGCATGAAAGCTGAGGTGGTGCTTTAGCACTTCATGCTAAactcctgtgtctgtgtgtatgtgtgtgtgtgtgtgtgtgtgtgtgtgtgtgtgtgtgtgtgtgtgtgtgtgtgtgtcggtatGTTTTGGCAGATGCAGATAAGAGTTTCCTGAATTTGAGAAGGAGAGCTTTCTGAGTTAAAACAATCCCAAGAGATCAATTACTCAATCCGTCTGCAGGTGTTCATGTCAGATTGCAGCTGCCTCCCtcttttttctgtgaaaatgaaagaaaacagctTGACAGGTTTTGGAGCTGAGGGGCACCAGGAAAGTTTGCTGGACAGACTCAATACCCAATTATCTTATACCACTGCTTATTGGAGTTGATCTAGCTTGAGCCctggagaaggaaagaaagtcaATAAAtcctgcaaaaataaaaaaggcatgCCTGTGTagagagctaaaaaaaaaaaagcaaaccaCACAAGTGTAAAATACAGTCTTCCTCCTATCTTAGTCACATTCATCAGCTTTTCAAACAAAGGGGATTTTATATTGGCCTAAATGTGGTGAACAATTTACAGTTAACCTTTGCCCGAAATACTGTAAGCTCCACTAAATCATTGGaccaaacaagaagaaaaaccttTTTCCTTCCGCACTTACCACTTGAACTCAATAAAATCCAGGAAACACAATTACGGCAAGAGAATAGCTCTGAGGAAAATAATTTGAGGCCAACAATGGATGCAGGGGATAATTACATGTGGCTGCAATGTGTTAAGTGGAGCAAAAATAGATGCTGCTCTCTCACCTGTTGCCATAGTGGCTGTGTTAATATAGAAGATACCTCTACTTAGCAATTCATGCAATAAACAGCGTGAGAAGGCCTTTGTGTGAAATGTAGAGGCGTAGAATGTCAAAGACTCACATCCTCTTGTAAATTCACTTTGTATGTGTGGTGTCACACAAGTTGTTGACAAGCAGGCTTCAGGGCTAAATATATCAGATAGTGAAGgttttctcacttacctcttCCTGTATCTGGTCATGCAGATAGTTGGAAGAGGATGGGCGTTTGTCCAGGCTATGCAATATCTGTCTCAGATTTCTGCCACCACCCCAATAAGATACAATCAGAGGAAtggaatttaatttgtggtACTCAAAGCATTGAaaagttacattaaaaaaaccaaacaaactccCTTTATACATTATTGTGAATGAGCGAACAGTGGAAAGATGAATAAATGGTGATAAAGGTATCCACACATGGTATCCACCTTTGCATCTGTATCAGTAGTATTTGCAGTTGGAATGTGCCTCATAAATGCTGCTATTGGCTGAAAGCTGCACAGGAATGTATTTACGCTGTGGTGAAGATGGATGTTGGGAATTAAGAGAGACTGTCTAAATCCTGTCTAAACAGGATATCTGTCTAAACACAACAGTTAAACACTGACCCTCCATCTAAGTTCAAAGGTccaattatttatatatcattGTATACTTACAACAGGTAGTCAAATGTTGGGGGAAGATTTTAACggttattttgttttaagatAGTATACTATACACAGTACTATACAAAGTACAGGGAACTTCTCTTCATGTGAATTTGGAGTTAAACATACTTTTAGAAAGTCACTTAGACACTGTA
Encoded proteins:
- the LOC122973680 gene encoding RAS guanyl-releasing protein 2-like isoform X2 — translated: MESVLSEQSATVDELVEACIQAFDEKGTLKDIPLVRMFLMMHPWYIPSIDMAKKLVLKSQEESCTAEHRTRICHLVKYWISEFPAEFNLSPELADQIKDFKDLLTTEGNERQSQLIDIESVPSYKWKRQVTQRVPSVSKKRKMSLLFDHLDSCELAEHLTYLEYKSFCKILFQDYHSFVMHGCTVDNPILERFITLFNSVSQWIQLMVLSKPTAPQRATVISHFIRVAQKLLQLQNFNTLMAVVGGLSNSSISRLKDTQSHISAETNKVFNSLIELVTSCGNYSQYRKRFSECSGFRFPILGVHLKDLIAVHVALPDWADKEKTRVNLAKTQQLYAILQELALIQTTPPSVDSNTDLLNLLTVSLDQYHTEEEIYQISLQREPRKPANSSPVPAPDPKPTMIDEWAVSVKPNADPTIIKSHIEKMVESVFKNFDTDGDGNISRDEFEAIRNNFPYLSKFGELDKNQDGKISREEMIDYFMKASSLLNCKMGFIHTFTEATYVKPTFCEHCAGFIWGFYKQGYKCKACGVNCHKACRSRLAVECRKRTKSISHEAPPALQARSYSFPPPANTPPSLQSSVIAEEDLESVEEGVFDVHL
- the LOC122973680 gene encoding RAS guanyl-releasing protein 2-like isoform X1: MESVLSEQSATVDELVEACIQAFDEKGTLKDIPLVRMFLMMHPWYIPSIDMAKKLVLKSQEESCTAEHRTRICHLVKYWISEFPAEFNLSPELADQIKDFKDLLTTEGNERQSQLIDIESVPSYKWKRQVTQRVPSVSKKRKMSLLFDHLDSCELAEHLTYLEYKSFCKILFQDYHSFVMHGCTVDNPILERFITLFNSVSQWIQLMVLSKPTAPQRATVISHFIRVAQKLLQLQNFNTLMAVVGGLSNSSISRLKDTQSHISAETNKVFNSLIELVTSCGNYSQYRKRFSECSGFRFPILGVHLKDLIAVHVALPDWADKEKTRVNLAKTQQLYAILQELALIQTTPPSVDSNTDLLNLLTVSLDQYHTEEEIYQISLQREPRKPAQNSSPVPAPDPKPTMIDEWAVSVKPNADPTIIKSHIEKMVESVFKNFDTDGDGNISRDEFEAIRNNFPYLSKFGELDKNQDGKISREEMIDYFMKASSLLNCKMGFIHTFTEATYVKPTFCEHCAGFIWGFYKQGYKCKACGVNCHKACRSRLAVECRKRTKSISHEAPPALQARSYSFPPPANTPPSLQSSVIAEEDLESVEEGVFDVHL